CCGTGTTCAAACCGCCCTTATTGAATCCGTCAGTCATCATCCAGAAGTTTTGGCTCATCCTCAACCCCAAGTTCAGTTTCTGGGGTTTGGAGAGAGTGCCCTTAACTTTGAAGTCTTGGTGTGGTTTCGCGAACCGCGCCAGCAGTATCGTCTCAAAAGCGATCTGTACTTTCGTGTCGAATCCATGCTGCGCCAGTACGAGATCGAAGTTCCATTTCCCCAGCGGGATTTGCATGTGCGATCACCTCACCTAGAGCAGCTGATCGATTTGCTAGTGCAGCAGCGGACGGAAAATGCCCCTCATTTGTATTATCCAGACTCTGTGCGATCCCAATCTTCCCCCCCACCGATCCTTTCTTCCCCCCCATCTAGTCCTCGATCTATCTCACGGTCCTCTTCTCCAGACATCAACCTGGTAGAACTCGTGGCCCAGATGAAAGGTGACCAGGGACTGAATATTCAAGATCGCCGTCATCGGTTGAATATTTATCCCCGATGTTTTGTGGGCTCAGAAGCGGTTATTTGGCTTATGCGAACCCAACGGGCCACCCGCAAAGAAGCCCTGCGTATTGGTCGGCTACTGATGCGAAAGCGGATTATTCATCACGTTTTGGATGAGCATCCCTTTGATGATGCCTACCTGTTCTATCGCTTCTATGAAGATGAGCAACAAGAATAGTTTGCCAATAATGACCCATTTTTTTCGGATAGCCGTAGAAATATCTAGATTATTTGGCCTGAAATGCTAATCAAAATAGAAGTTCAATAGTTTTACTGATGCCGAATTGACTGCATTTGAAAGAGCATTGTAGCGTCGCGACACCATGATCCGTGCCCCCAGACATCAATGACCCGCAACGAAAAATCCGGCATCTCCTAATCCTTGAGGATTTGGATGGTTTTCGCTTAGTGCCTTTGGAGGAATCTTCCTATTTTCTAGGCCGCGACGTAACCAATTCTATTGTCGTCCGCTCCCAAGGGATTTCTCGTCAGCATGCCTTGTTTTTACGAGTGACTAATGCAGATCCCAATAGCTATGGATTTATGCTCATTGATGGCAACTTACAGGGAGAGGCCAGCACGAATGGCACCTCTGTAAATGGCGAGAAATGTGCGTCTACCAAGCTCAATCATGGAGATCGGATTGTATTTGGCCGCCAAATGAAGGCCAAATATCTAGTTTTAGGGGCATTGACCGATCTCGAATTTGGAGATTTCTGTAAAAACTTTGATTTTGAGGAAGCCGTTACCCGAGATATTAATCCTCGGGAAACCTTTGTACATGAAGGGGACGACCCTCCTAGTTTCGGAGCAACCTCTTTGGTTCGCTTAGCCTCTTTTCCCGAAATTTTGCCCAGCCCCATGTTTGAAGTCAACCTCAAAGGAGAGTTGACCTATATCAACCCCGCTGCCCATAATGCCTTTCCCAGCCTGCAAATGCTGGGTGTAGATCATCCAACCGTTCATGGGTTAATTTCCTTAACGCAATCTTCTAAACAAAAAATTCTCAGCCGGGAAGTAACGGTTGATCAGCAGGTCTATGAACAGTCCATTCACTTTATTTCTGAGAATGGTCTAATTCGCTGTTGCTTATCCGACATCACTGAGCGCAAAAAAGTCGAGGCGGAATTATTCAAGCGTGATCGGTTACTGCAAAGCGTTGCCGAAGCCACAACCCACCTGTTAGCCAACGCCAGTTATGAAGAAGCGATTGATGCGGCATTAGCCCGATTTGGCACCACCGCCGGGGTGGATCGCATCTGTATTAGCGAGAATCATGTGCATGCGGAGACCCATCGGCTAGCCACCAGCATTCGCTATGAATGGACAGGCCCTCAGATTGCTTCGATTCGCCACTTTGAACATCGCCAAAACCAGCTCTATAGCAATCCTCATCTGCAGCGATGGTACACCACCTTAGCAGGGGGTGCTGCTATTAGCGGGGTCACCCAAGGCTTCTCGACCGCTGAGCAAACGATGCTTTCCCAAGAGAATGTTCAATCTATTCTGGCGGTTCCCATTATTGTCAAAAATAACTTTTGGGGGTTTGTGGAACTCCATGACTGTAATGACAATTACCACTGGTCCGACCAGGAAGAGGCCATTCTACGGACGATGGCAACTAGTGTGAGTGCTGCCTTAGAACGACAAGATAAAGATGAGATTATTCATCAGCAGGCCTTTCATGATGCCCTGACGGGACTGCCTAACCGAGTGCTGTTTGCGGAGCGTTTGGATCAAGCGCTGACGGAAGCCCGTCGCAATCAAGACAATCTGGCAGTCATGTTTATGGATTTGGATAAGTTCAAAACCATCAATGACACCTTGGGCCATTCTGTAGGGGATGAACTGCTAAAAGAAGTCGCCAATCGTTTGCAACATTGCTTACGGGGCGGAGATACGGTCGCCCGTTGGGGAGGCGATGAGTTTACCCTATTACTGGCGAGTGTCAGAACAGTTGCCGATGCGACGAGGACGGCTCAACGAATTCTAGATGCCTTCCAAGAAGTGGTGAAAATTGATCATCATGAAATCTATATCAATGCCAGTATCGGTATTGCTTGCTTCCCGGATGACGGTCAGGAAGCAGAAGTTCTCCTGCAAAATGCCGACGTTGCCTTATATCAATGTAAGGAGCAAGGACGGGGAATTTTCCAAGTTTATGATGTTGATATGAACTCGGAAGCCACGGAGTTATTTGCCCTGCAAAATGACCTCCGTCATGCTTTAGAACGTCAAGAATTTATGTTGTACTATCAACCCCAAATCAATTTGCAGTCAGGGGAAATTACAGGTTTAGAAGCGCTGATTCGGTGGCAACATCCTGAACAAGGTCTGATTTCTCCGGCTACATTTATCCCGCTTGCCGAAGAGTCGGATCTAATCGTGCAAATTGGCAAATGGGTGTTAGAAGTGGCCTGCAAACAAATCGTGGAATGGCGACAGATCACCGGTATGCCGTTGACCATTTCCGTCAATTTATCGGCCCGGCAATTTTATGACCCCACCTTGGTGGAAACGATTTCGCAAGTGTTATGGAAAACCAGACTCGATCCGAAGTATTTGGAATTGGAAATTACCGAAACCATTGCTATTAAGAATATCTCTCTAGCCCAAGAAGTGCTGAAACAGCTTCAAGGGATGGGGATTAAGATTGCCATGGATGATTTTGGTACGGGTTTTTCATCTCTCAACTATCTCACTCAGCTCCCCTTAGATACCCTCAAAATTGATCAATCTTTTATCAAACGGTTGACCTCTGATGCCAAAGAATTAGAGGTGATCAATGCTGTGCTTTCCCTGGGGCGGGGACTGCATTTAAGCGTGGTGGCAGAAGGCGTTGACACCCCTGAACAGTTGGAGTTGTTAAAAGCTTTGAAATGTGAAACAGTGCAGGGATTCTTGATCAGTCCGCCTCTCCCTGTTCTGGAAGCTACTAGCAAGCTACAGGCTAAAAGCTTGCCATATCAAACGGTAGAACAGGACATCAAGCAGACCTTGCCCCAACCAGCTTTGCTGGTGAATT
The Acaryochloris marina S15 genome window above contains:
- a CDS encoding EAL domain-containing protein, which gives rise to MPPDINDPQRKIRHLLILEDLDGFRLVPLEESSYFLGRDVTNSIVVRSQGISRQHALFLRVTNADPNSYGFMLIDGNLQGEASTNGTSVNGEKCASTKLNHGDRIVFGRQMKAKYLVLGALTDLEFGDFCKNFDFEEAVTRDINPRETFVHEGDDPPSFGATSLVRLASFPEILPSPMFEVNLKGELTYINPAAHNAFPSLQMLGVDHPTVHGLISLTQSSKQKILSREVTVDQQVYEQSIHFISENGLIRCCLSDITERKKVEAELFKRDRLLQSVAEATTHLLANASYEEAIDAALARFGTTAGVDRICISENHVHAETHRLATSIRYEWTGPQIASIRHFEHRQNQLYSNPHLQRWYTTLAGGAAISGVTQGFSTAEQTMLSQENVQSILAVPIIVKNNFWGFVELHDCNDNYHWSDQEEAILRTMATSVSAALERQDKDEIIHQQAFHDALTGLPNRVLFAERLDQALTEARRNQDNLAVMFMDLDKFKTINDTLGHSVGDELLKEVANRLQHCLRGGDTVARWGGDEFTLLLASVRTVADATRTAQRILDAFQEVVKIDHHEIYINASIGIACFPDDGQEAEVLLQNADVALYQCKEQGRGIFQVYDVDMNSEATELFALQNDLRHALERQEFMLYYQPQINLQSGEITGLEALIRWQHPEQGLISPATFIPLAEESDLIVQIGKWVLEVACKQIVEWRQITGMPLTISVNLSARQFYDPTLVETISQVLWKTRLDPKYLELEITETIAIKNISLAQEVLKQLQGMGIKIAMDDFGTGFSSLNYLTQLPLDTLKIDQSFIKRLTSDAKELEVINAVLSLGRGLHLSVVAEGVDTPEQLELLKALKCETVQGFLISPPLPVLEATSKLQAKSLPYQTVEQDIKQTLPQPALLVN